Proteins from a genomic interval of Chromatiales bacterium:
- a CDS encoding midcut-by-XrtH protein, with protein MNILKSSARLCAAAVTFCAVLPVFAGPANGGNGGAALIIYEPTSFAVPASGGYVLVALAMLLAVVAFRLLKRPTGERSGFFVMALGVTALATGSGGVKLISDARASLNLLLEFNSGGAYLVPPSDVPVCWTVENAAQVPHAITSIQAQSGYMIGSCVNGGAPVGPAINGGAGTYRGTCDDNPSTKLRPGDFCDLLAVPDGDR; from the coding sequence ATGAACATCCTGAAATCATCCGCACGACTGTGTGCCGCGGCCGTTACGTTCTGCGCCGTCCTGCCGGTGTTCGCGGGGCCGGCCAACGGCGGCAACGGTGGCGCCGCCCTGATCATCTATGAGCCGACCTCGTTCGCCGTGCCTGCCTCCGGGGGTTACGTCCTTGTGGCCCTGGCGATGCTGCTTGCCGTGGTTGCGTTTCGCCTGCTGAAGCGCCCGACCGGCGAGCGTTCCGGCTTCTTCGTCATGGCGCTCGGCGTCACTGCGCTGGCGACGGGCTCCGGCGGCGTCAAGCTGATCAGCGACGCCCGTGCATCGCTCAACCTTTTGCTGGAGTTCAACTCCGGCGGGGCTTACCTTGTGCCGCCGTCCGACGTGCCGGTCTGCTGGACGGTCGAGAATGCCGCGCAGGTGCCGCATGCGATCACATCGATCCAGGCCCAGTCCGGCTACATGATCGGCAGCTGTGTGAACGGCGGCGCACCGGTCGGACCGGCGATCAACGGCGGGGCGGGCACCTATCGTGGAACCTGCGACGACAATCCGTCCACGAAGCTGCGCCCGGGCGACTTCTGCGACCTGCTCGCAGTGCCCGACGGCGACAGGTGA
- a CDS encoding UbiA family prenyltransferase yields the protein MTSTTDETRPGVEPLCVDMDGTLVQTDLLYEALFSLLKSSPSSLFALPAWLYGGKAALKHEIAARVEIDYTTLPYQQEFLEYLRNEKARGRELVLATAANATHANRVAEHLGLFDAVLASGPDVNLSGSRKLEAIRAQCPGGFSYAGNTSADVPIWEAAREIVAVNPSLAARGALHGFSRPIRTFTTEKRNGLRAFPTAIRLHQWVKNLLVFVPVITAHQLLAHGTLATAATAFVVFGLCTASVYLLNDLLDLREDRLHATKRLRPIAAGLLSIQHAVFYLFALLVLAFVGAWLLLPAGFLLVLLIYYLLTVAYSLALKRLALVDIITLAALYTLRIIAGGVATGIELSFWLLAFSMFLFTSLALAKRYTEIARLSGQQALSAPGRGYRVGDLAALMHFGVASAQTSVLILALYLNSEAVSALYTEPRWLWLLCPIVMYLTARIWLLAHRDELNDDPVLFVLRDRLSLLLGAAGLVLVWLGS from the coding sequence ATGACCTCCACGACTGACGAAACGCGGCCCGGTGTTGAACCGCTGTGCGTCGACATGGACGGGACCCTGGTGCAGACGGACCTTCTGTACGAGGCGCTGTTTTCCCTGCTGAAGTCGAGCCCGTCTTCGCTGTTCGCGTTGCCGGCGTGGCTGTACGGGGGCAAGGCCGCGCTCAAACACGAGATCGCCGCCCGCGTCGAGATCGACTACACGACGCTTCCCTATCAGCAGGAATTTCTCGAATACCTGCGTAACGAAAAGGCGCGCGGCCGGGAACTCGTTCTGGCAACGGCTGCAAATGCCACGCACGCAAATCGCGTCGCGGAACACCTGGGCCTGTTCGACGCCGTGCTCGCGAGCGGTCCGGATGTCAACCTGTCGGGATCACGCAAGCTGGAAGCGATTCGCGCACAGTGTCCCGGCGGATTCTCCTACGCCGGCAACACATCCGCCGACGTGCCGATATGGGAGGCCGCCCGCGAAATCGTCGCCGTGAACCCGAGCCTTGCGGCCCGCGGTGCGCTGCACGGCTTCTCGCGACCGATCCGGACTTTCACAACCGAAAAGCGCAACGGTCTGCGAGCGTTTCCGACCGCGATCCGTCTGCATCAGTGGGTCAAGAACCTGCTGGTGTTTGTGCCGGTGATCACGGCACACCAGCTGCTCGCGCACGGCACGCTCGCCACGGCGGCCACGGCGTTTGTGGTGTTCGGACTCTGTACGGCAAGCGTCTATTTACTCAATGACCTGCTGGATCTGCGCGAAGACCGCCTGCATGCCACGAAACGGCTTCGTCCGATCGCGGCCGGCCTGCTGTCGATTCAGCATGCCGTGTTCTACCTGTTCGCTCTGCTGGTGCTGGCCTTCGTAGGCGCCTGGCTGTTGCTGCCGGCCGGGTTCCTGTTGGTACTGCTGATCTACTACCTCCTGACCGTGGCGTACTCGCTCGCCCTGAAACGGCTCGCGCTGGTCGACATCATCACGCTTGCCGCGCTCTATACCCTGCGCATCATCGCCGGTGGCGTGGCGACCGGAATCGAGCTGTCGTTCTGGCTGCTGGCGTTCTCGATGTTCCTGTTCACCAGTCTCGCGCTGGCAAAGCGGTATACGGAAATTGCCCGGCTGAGTGGGCAGCAGGCATTGTCCGCACCCGGGCGCGGTTATCGTGTCGGGGATCTGGCCGCGCTCATGCACTTCGGGGTCGCCAGCGCGCAGACCTCGGTGTTGATTCTCGCGCTGTACCTGAACAGCGAGGCTGTTTCGGCGCTTTACACCGAGCCGCGCTGGCTATGGCTGCTTTGCCCGATCGTGATGTACCTGACCGCCCGTATCTGGTTGTTGGCGCACCGCGATGAGTTGAACGACGACCCCGTGCTGTTCGTGCTGCGCGATCGTCTCAGCCTCCTGCTCGGGGCGGCCGGGCTGGTGTTGGTCTGGCTTGGAAGCTGA
- a CDS encoding DUF4332 domain-containing protein has protein sequence MEQPADRINGIGPVTLARLNDFDLYSVADLLRVSVARLQQIVDDLASDAESYNWQRQAELLQIEGVTPAMSVALIAAGADSIERLAGMGVDQFLEASSAGDLLVEPAERTAFGILREATRLHHTGLVRGTLLDTDSHPVAGAEVSIASVRGVTDARGRFNLVGIPAAASHILLATMPDGSVAQFTGPSVSFDHRAINLPVFRIGPESLAASELDEYDGDVVELAHLLPVTSKTYSEADLREGDVLTVQRLYSDGIHAKLYSEFVAVSRGRQLVRTYKVRLESLGEGPVNWHDRFLCKRGALQRSRITSRSMPTMRRFRRLLKAHPEVAGPVTDNDDLQNRIALFNATD, from the coding sequence ATGGAACAACCGGCCGACCGGATCAACGGCATCGGTCCGGTCACGCTGGCGCGCCTGAACGATTTCGATCTGTACTCCGTCGCCGACCTGCTGCGGGTCAGCGTGGCGCGGTTGCAGCAGATCGTTGATGATCTCGCTTCGGACGCCGAATCCTACAACTGGCAACGACAGGCCGAGCTGTTGCAGATCGAAGGCGTGACGCCGGCGATGTCTGTTGCGCTGATTGCCGCGGGCGCAGATTCAATCGAGCGGCTCGCCGGCATGGGCGTCGATCAGTTTCTCGAAGCGTCCTCAGCCGGCGATCTGCTTGTCGAGCCCGCGGAGCGCACGGCCTTTGGGATCCTTCGCGAGGCGACCCGGCTGCACCACACCGGCCTCGTACGCGGAACGCTGCTCGACACCGACAGTCATCCGGTCGCCGGTGCCGAAGTCAGCATCGCATCGGTGCGCGGTGTGACCGATGCGCGCGGGCGTTTCAATCTCGTCGGCATTCCGGCCGCCGCCAGCCACATCCTGCTTGCCACGATGCCGGACGGTTCCGTTGCGCAGTTCACCGGGCCGTCAGTTTCGTTTGATCATCGCGCGATCAATCTGCCGGTTTTTCGGATAGGCCCCGAAAGCCTCGCGGCCAGCGAACTCGATGAATACGACGGCGATGTGGTCGAACTCGCGCATCTTCTGCCGGTCACCTCCAAGACCTACTCCGAAGCGGACCTGCGCGAGGGTGACGTGCTCACCGTCCAGCGCCTGTACAGCGACGGCATCCATGCAAAGCTGTACTCCGAGTTTGTCGCCGTGAGTCGGGGCCGGCAGCTGGTGCGCACCTACAAGGTCCGGCTCGAGTCGCTCGGCGAGGGGCCGGTGAACTGGCACGATCGGTTCCTTTGCAAGCGGGGCGCATTGCAGCGCTCGCGAATCACAAGCCGTTCCATGCCGACCATGCGTCGCTTTCGTCGCCTGCTCAAGGCCCATCCCGAGGTCGCCGGCCCGGTGACCGACAATGATGATTTGCAGAACCGCATCGCGTTGTTCAACGCGACCGACTGA
- the soxZ gene encoding thiosulfate oxidation carrier complex protein SoxZ has product MNDTKPAYKLRIRRRGDTAELRLLLAHPMETGARKDTVTGARIARHYIRELRIRRNGAEIFSADWNWGIAADPYLALELRKASDRDRIELEWTDDRGHVEHGIQTLS; this is encoded by the coding sequence ATGAACGACACAAAGCCCGCCTACAAACTCCGCATCAGACGCCGCGGCGACACGGCCGAACTGCGGCTGCTGCTTGCGCACCCGATGGAGACCGGCGCACGAAAGGACACCGTCACGGGTGCGCGAATTGCGCGTCATTACATCCGCGAACTTCGCATCCGGCGTAACGGCGCGGAGATCTTTTCCGCGGACTGGAACTGGGGCATCGCGGCCGATCCCTACCTGGCACTGGAGCTACGCAAGGCCAGCGACCGTGACCGCATCGAACTCGAGTGGACGGATGATCGCGGCCATGTCGAACACGGGATCCAGACCCTGTCCTGA